One segment of Vibrio mimicus DNA contains the following:
- a CDS encoding DUF2931 family protein → MKRSLLILSILLLSACTSNAASVPGETWYVGVTMPSFYPVKITQVYGVNEKENWTVFIHNIIPRMSDSDIGYIRKRFPDYDGFGLPHALGITNRNQIGVGTNHLPDTLYVYWVSLFDTKFYVTKYEISDNVKQLSATEISYTRSDGAFFESCYRTRFVFGLLPNGQAKVWLSGCGETIYLTELAPDQTPDRDSNGFKADTYKESSYIRNIQQRAKDAGVELEPIPWDKVNKVYSINEIKTLD, encoded by the coding sequence ATGAAAAGATCGCTTCTAATACTATCCATTCTCCTATTGAGTGCTTGCACGTCTAATGCCGCTTCAGTTCCCGGTGAAACTTGGTATGTAGGTGTAACAATGCCTTCGTTTTATCCAGTAAAAATCACCCAAGTCTATGGTGTTAATGAAAAAGAAAACTGGACTGTATTTATTCATAATATTATCCCACGTATGAGTGATAGCGATATCGGGTATATACGTAAGAGATTTCCTGATTATGATGGTTTTGGGCTTCCACATGCATTAGGTATTACAAACAGAAACCAAATTGGTGTGGGTACTAATCATTTACCCGATACGCTCTATGTGTATTGGGTTTCTTTATTTGATACCAAATTTTATGTTACTAAATATGAGATTTCTGACAACGTAAAACAGTTGAGCGCTACAGAGATCAGCTATACTAGAAGCGATGGGGCATTTTTCGAATCTTGTTATCGTACCCGATTTGTTTTTGGCTTACTTCCCAATGGTCAAGCTAAGGTGTGGTTGAGTGGTTGCGGAGAAACTATTTATCTTACGGAGTTAGCGCCTGACCAAACTCCTGACCGTGATAGTAATGGGTTTAAAGCCGATACATATAAAGAATCTTCTTATATTAGAAATATCCAACAACGCGCTAAGGATGCAGGTGTTGAGCTAGAGCCCATTCCTTGGGATAAAGTGAATAAAGTCTATTCCATCAATGAGATTAAAACGCTTGATTAA
- a CDS encoding DUF2931 family protein yields the protein MRLKRLINKGELLVSARQKMILLLSALLLNSCSTNAAYETEQPWTWSVSVTMPSFYPVDVTQAYGVNNKEDWTVLLHGYMHTMRNSELKRIQGRFTDYDGFGLSLLNTTMGVQIGTGTTHLPDTLYLYWVSLFDTKFYVTKYEIPTSVKQLIATKTTYTRRDGAIVDSCYRAEFIFGLLPNGQAKVWLDGCGETIYLTELAPDQILDRDSNGVKFDSYRKSSSFADVQQRAKDAGVELEPIPWDKVNKVYSINEIKTLGE from the coding sequence ATGAGATTAAAACGCTTGATTAATAAAGGTGAGTTACTGGTAAGTGCAAGGCAAAAAATGATCTTGTTGTTGTCGGCACTTCTACTGAATTCCTGTTCTACCAATGCTGCATATGAAACAGAACAACCTTGGACTTGGAGTGTAAGCGTAACAATGCCTTCTTTTTATCCAGTTGATGTTACTCAAGCCTACGGAGTGAATAATAAAGAGGACTGGACAGTGCTTCTACATGGCTATATGCATACTATGCGTAATAGTGAATTGAAGAGAATACAAGGAAGATTTACTGACTACGATGGTTTTGGTTTGTCTTTACTTAACACTACTATGGGGGTGCAAATTGGTACAGGGACAACACATCTACCAGATACCTTGTACCTATACTGGGTGTCCTTATTTGATACTAAGTTTTATGTCACTAAGTATGAGATCCCTACTAGCGTAAAGCAGTTAATTGCTACTAAAACGACTTATACTCGACGTGATGGAGCTATTGTTGATTCATGTTATCGCGCAGAGTTTATTTTTGGACTTCTGCCTAATGGGCAAGCTAAAGTTTGGTTAGATGGATGTGGAGAGACTATTTATCTTACGGAGTTAGCACCTGACCAAATACTTGACCGTGACAGTAATGGCGTTAAATTTGATTCTTATCGGAAATCTTCCTCTTTTGCTGATGTTCAGCAACGCGCTAAGGATGCAGGTGTTGAGCTAGAGCCTATCCCTTGGGATAAAGTGAATAAAGTCTATTCCATCAATGAGATTAAAACGCTTGGCGAGTAA
- a CDS encoding LysE family translocator codes for MVIQNFEAFLIAITILTLTPGLDTALVIRNTSRAGFADGCTTSLGICFGLFVHATFSAIGISAILAQSAELFQIVKMVGAAYLIWLGISSLRSLMKTGQGIEVASLAHAQFRLTRSLREGFLSNVLNPKTAVFYLAFLPQFINPDYSPLAQSLLMALIHFAIAMVWQCGLAGALSSAKNLLKNASFMRWMEGTTGVVLVALGIKLLLEKPQA; via the coding sequence ATGGTTATCCAAAATTTCGAAGCTTTTCTTATCGCTATTACTATTTTGACTTTAACACCGGGGCTAGATACTGCTTTGGTGATCCGTAACACTTCGCGGGCTGGGTTTGCCGATGGATGCACGACCAGCTTGGGTATCTGTTTTGGCTTATTCGTTCACGCCACTTTTTCTGCTATTGGTATCTCTGCGATTCTTGCTCAATCGGCTGAGCTATTTCAAATCGTTAAAATGGTGGGAGCGGCTTATCTGATTTGGTTGGGTATTTCGAGCTTACGATCATTAATGAAAACAGGGCAGGGCATTGAGGTTGCGAGCCTAGCTCATGCACAATTTCGCTTAACCCGATCGCTGCGTGAAGGTTTCCTCTCGAATGTGCTGAACCCGAAAACTGCCGTCTTTTACTTAGCTTTTCTGCCTCAATTTATTAATCCTGACTATTCACCGTTAGCGCAATCTTTGCTGATGGCGTTGATTCATTTTGCGATTGCGATGGTATGGCAATGTGGTTTAGCCGGTGCTTTGAGTAGCGCTAAAAACCTTCTGAAAAACGCTTCTTTTATGCGTTGGATGGAAGGTACAACGGGAGTTGTTTTGGTCGCATTAGGTATCAAACTTCTCTTAGAGAAACCTCAAGCCTAG
- a CDS encoding alanine/glycine:cation symporter family protein produces MNNLQSFLQTVDSLVWGPPLLILLVGTGVYFTFRLGLLQFRRLPTALAMVFGREKYSDKQGDVSSFAALCTALSATIGTGNIVGVATAIKLGGPGALFWMWLAALFGMATKYAECLLAVKYRQVDDKGQMVGGPMYYLRDGVGSKTLAILFAVFAVGVACFGIGTFPQVNAILDATQISFGVPREASAVVLTVLVAIVTIGGIQSIAKVAGKVVPVMALFYIVACLSVIVTNADKLAEAVELVLVSAFTSTAATGGFLGASIMLAIQSGIARGVFSNESGLGSAPMAAAAAKTDSCVEQGLISMTGTFFDTIIICTMTGLALILTGAWQSDLSGAAMTTYAFATGLNAQTIGPMLVSIGLMFFAFTTILGWNYYGERCMVFLFGTKAVLPYKIVFIGLIASGAFLHLDLIWIIADIVNGLMAIPNLIGLVALRHVVVEETKQYFAARYQYSEAEAQVQ; encoded by the coding sequence ATGAATAACCTGCAATCTTTTCTGCAAACCGTTGATAGTTTAGTTTGGGGACCACCACTGTTAATTCTTCTGGTGGGAACTGGTGTCTATTTCACCTTCCGCTTGGGTTTACTGCAATTTCGACGCCTGCCGACGGCTTTAGCCATGGTATTTGGCCGCGAAAAATATTCAGACAAACAAGGTGATGTATCAAGCTTCGCCGCACTGTGTACTGCTCTTTCTGCCACCATTGGTACAGGAAACATCGTGGGTGTTGCGACCGCAATCAAGCTCGGCGGCCCAGGTGCCCTGTTCTGGATGTGGCTCGCCGCCCTGTTTGGCATGGCAACCAAATACGCAGAATGTTTACTCGCAGTGAAATATCGCCAAGTGGATGACAAAGGGCAAATGGTCGGCGGGCCTATGTACTACCTGCGTGACGGAGTGGGGTCAAAAACGCTGGCCATATTATTTGCAGTGTTTGCCGTAGGGGTTGCCTGCTTCGGGATTGGTACTTTCCCGCAGGTGAACGCGATCTTAGATGCCACTCAAATCTCTTTTGGTGTTCCTCGTGAAGCTTCTGCGGTGGTACTGACCGTACTGGTTGCTATTGTCACCATCGGTGGCATTCAATCCATCGCTAAAGTGGCAGGAAAAGTAGTTCCTGTGATGGCGCTGTTTTACATCGTTGCCTGCTTAAGTGTGATTGTTACCAATGCGGACAAACTCGCAGAGGCAGTAGAATTGGTGCTGGTATCCGCGTTCACCTCGACAGCTGCGACAGGTGGCTTCTTAGGGGCGAGTATTATGCTCGCGATTCAATCGGGTATTGCTCGCGGCGTGTTCTCCAATGAATCTGGCTTAGGCAGTGCGCCTATGGCTGCGGCGGCGGCGAAAACTGACTCCTGCGTTGAACAAGGTCTTATCTCTATGACGGGGACCTTCTTCGATACCATCATCATCTGTACCATGACTGGCTTGGCTCTCATTCTAACGGGCGCTTGGCAGAGCGATCTTTCTGGTGCAGCGATGACCACCTACGCTTTTGCCACAGGCTTAAATGCACAAACTATCGGCCCGATGCTGGTTTCCATTGGTTTGATGTTCTTTGCCTTTACGACCATTCTGGGTTGGAACTACTACGGCGAGCGCTGCATGGTGTTCTTATTCGGAACCAAAGCGGTACTGCCTTATAAAATCGTCTTTATTGGCTTGATTGCCTCAGGCGCATTCCTGCACCTCGATTTGATTTGGATTATCGCCGACATTGTAAATGGTTTAATGGCCATTCCGAACCTTATTGGCCTTGTTGCCTTACGCCATGTGGTTGTGGAAGAAACGAAGCAATACTTTGCCGCGCGTTATCAATACTCCGAAGCCGAAGCCCAAGTTCAATAA